From a region of the Chrysemys picta bellii isolate R12L10 chromosome 7, ASM1138683v2, whole genome shotgun sequence genome:
- the LOC135972890 gene encoding general transcription factor II-I repeat domain-containing protein 2A-like — protein MAKRKIDSENRGFQSRWENEYMFTEIAGKPVCLLCGSNIAVMKEYNLRRHYETKHENKFKNLSAGQKLQKVEELKKNLISQQTFFTKAKSQSEAAVKASFIVAEEIAKSGRPFTEGEFVKNCMMKVCDVLCPDKTRAFANVSLSRNTVANRVCEMATDLKTQLIERAKDFVAYSLAVDESTDATDTAQLAIFIRGVDSNLCVTEEILDIKSMHGTTKGEDIFGNVFQSVTDMKLPWEKLVGLTTDGAPAMCGEKNGLVGRMRSKMREENCAGELTVYHCIIHQESLSAKVLKMDHVMNTVTQTVNFIRAHGLNHRQFQSFLREIDSEFGDMPYHTEVRWLSRGKVLKRHFELREEICQFMDSKGKDCTVLRDEKWKCELAFLADITSHLSALNLQLQGREHIITDMHDAVKAFQVKLHLWETQMHQCNLSHFPCCQVIRNQESATVFPNATFAEKLSALRTEFARRFSDFEAQKSNFELLRNPFAVDVETAPVEMQMELIELQCNGTLKAKYDTAGPAQFTRFIPEAMPQLRQHAARILSMFGSTYLCEQLFSVMKINKTSHRSRLTDEHLQSILRIFTTQNLTPNINELVAKKRLQVSGSD, from the coding sequence atggccaagagaaaaattgattctgaaaaccgaggctttcaaagccggtgggagaatgagtatatgtttactgaaattgcaggtaaaccagtgtgtctcctttgcgggagtaatatcgctgtaatgaaggagtataacctaagacggcactacgagacgaaacatgagaacaaattcaaaaacctgagcgcaggacagaagctacaaaaggtagaggagttgaagaagaatttgatatcccagcagacgtttttcaccaaagcaaaatcacaaagtgaagctgctgtgaaagcaagtttcattgtggccgaagagatcgccaaatcaggacggccgtttaccgagggggaattcgtaaagaattgtatgatgaaagtgtgcgacgtcctttgtccagataaaacgcgagcgtttgcaaatgtaagcctcagcagaaacactgttgctaatcgggtttgtgagatggcgactgatttgaaaacacagttgattgaaagagcaaaagattttgttgcatactcccttgccgtggatgaaagtactgacgcgactgacactgcacagctggcgatatttatccgtggtgtggattccaatttgtgcgtaacagaggaaatactggacattaaatcgatgcacgggacaacgaaaggagaagacatctttggaaatgtatttcaaagtgtaaccgacatgaaactgccgtgggaaaaactcgttggacttacaacagatggcgcacctgctatgtgtggtgaaaaaaatggactggtgggaaggatgcgctcaaagatgcgggaggagaactgtgccggtgagttgacagtgtatcactgcatcatacaccaggaatcgctgagtgctaaagtcctaaaaatggatcatgtgatgaacactgtaacacaaaccgtcaactttatcagagcccacggtttaaatcaccgccaattccagtcttttctgcgggaaatagatagcgagtttggcgatatgccatatcatacggaggtccggtggctaagtcggggaaaagttctcaaaagacactttgagctgcgagaggaaatctgccagttcatggacagtaaggggaaagactgcacagttctgcgggatgaaaagtggaaatgtgagttggcgttcctggctgacataacgtcgcatcttagcgctttaaaccttcaactccagggacgggagcacataataaccgatatgcatgatgcagtgaaggcatttcaagtgaagctgcacttatgggagacacaaatgcaccaatgcaacttgtctcactttccctgttgccaagtaatacggaaccaagaaagtgccacagttttcccaaatgccacctttgctgaaaaactcagcgcgctgcgcactgagttcgcacggcgcttcagtgactttgaggcacagaaaagtaacttcgagctgcttcgcaacccatttgcagtcgatgtggaaaccgcacctgtagaaatgcagatggagctgatagaactgcaatgtaacgggacactgaaggcaaagtacgacactgcggggccagcacagttcactcgcttcattcctgaagcgatgccgcagctccgccaacatgcggctcgaatcctgtccatgtttggcagcacatatctgtgcgagcagctgttctctgtgatgaaaattaacaaaacgtcacacaggagtcgcctcactgatgaacacctgcaatcgatcctgagaatcttcacaacacagaacctaaccccaaacataaacgaacttgttgcaaagaaaagactccaagtatcaggctctgactaa